Genomic window (Devosia chinhatensis):
CTAGCCAGCCGCATGCCGGCATCGACATCATTTCAATAATCAAATGAGAGAAAGGCCTGGCTGAGAGCTCTCTCAGCCAAAAATGGCGCACCCGACAAGATTCGAACTTGTGGCCTCTGCCTTCGGAGGGCAGCGCTCTATCCAGCTGAGCTACGGGTGCTCAATTGCCTGGCGCAGTGCTTACGCGAAAATCGGGGCGGGTGGAAGCGCCACGGCCCAAATTTGCAAAGATTTGTGCGCGGAGGAGGCGCGCCACAGATCTTCCAGCCAAAGCTCAAATCCAGCCGCTCTTCCTGCACCAGCACCCGCCGGCGTAAACACGTTCTTAACCACTTGCCTTGCAAGCAGAGACGGCGTTCAATTAAGAGCCCTGCCCGATAACACTTGCGGTTGTGTCGCATTTCCGCCATCAAGCCGCCGTGATTGCGCTTTAGCGCCACAAGGATTGGAAATGGGGCACATAGAGGATTGCGTATGACGGCTCGGCCGCTCCCCATGATCGCCACTCTTGCCTCTGTCCTGGTTCTGACCGGATGTTCGATTGCCGGCATAAAGCCCTTGCCAGGCAATCGCTCTGCAACGGCAAGTGCTGCCATTGCCAGCATGGCGCCCCAGACTCCTGAAGGTCATGTGCCCGCTGCCGCGGCGGTGCCACGGGCTGCCGACGATTTCGTCATGGCCTATGCGGGCGGTACGCGCGGCGAGCTGGATGGGCTTATCGCCCATTATGCCAATGAATATGATGTGCCCGAACACCTCGTGCGTCGGGTGATCGTGCGTGAAAGCGGCTACAATCCTGCTGCCCGCAACGGTCCTTATTATGGTCTCATGCAGATCAGCCACGCGACGGCGCGCGGCATGGGTTTTTCCGGCGAGGCCGGCGGCCTGCTCGATGCCGAGACCAATCTGCGTTACGCGGTGCGCTACCTGGCCGGTGCCTATGTCACCGCCGGCGGCAACGAGGATCGCGCGGTGCAATTTTATGCCCGCGGCTATTACTACGACGCCAAGCGTCTGGGGCTGTTGCAAAAGAGCGGCCTGCGCTGAGCGCGGGCCTAGCCGGCTTCCGTGGCCAGCAATTCTTCGATCTTGGCGCGCAATTCGTCTTCCCGAAACGGCTTTTCGATACGGGGGAGGGCGCAGCCATTGCCATCGGGCAATTCGGCATAGCCGGTTGCCAGCAGCACGGCGAGGTCCGGGTGCAGCGCCAGGGCTGCCTCGGCCAGCTCGACGCCGCTCATTCCGGGCATGGAATAATCGGTGATCAGCATGGCGATGTCGCTGCGTTGCTGCAGGATGGCCAGCGCTTCGCGGCCCGAATAGGCTTCGAGTGCGGTATGACCGAGGTCAGCGAGCTGATCCACCATGTTCAGCGTGATCAAGGCATCGTCGTCGACCACCAGAATGGTGGCGCCGAGGCCCTGCTGCGGGCTCACTGTCACAACTAATCCTTTCGGCCGCTACTGGCTTTCGGGGGCAGGCTTCGCCCCATATTTGCGCGGCTTGGCTAGCCTATGAAAGTGGCGAAGTTGGGTCCAGTGCAAAAAGTCCGGCCGCTGCTGACAGGCCTGGGCAAAAATGGGTGCCATATCAGGGTGCGAGCGGCTAAACTCTGCGCTCGGAACCGAAGAGGA
Coding sequences:
- a CDS encoding response regulator, translated to MSPQQGLGATILVVDDDALITLNMVDQLADLGHTALEAYSGREALAILQQRSDIAMLITDYSMPGMSGVELAEAALALHPDLAVLLATGYAELPDGNGCALPRIEKPFREDELRAKIEELLATEAG